A region of the Osmia lignaria lignaria isolate PbOS001 chromosome 5, iyOsmLign1, whole genome shotgun sequence genome:
CGTAATTCCGGAATAGGTATGTGAACTTCCTCAGACATTTGCGTATCTTTTCTCACAACATTTTGTggtaacattattttttttcctgATATACAAGTCGTACTTCCACTAGATACATTCGAGTCAAAAACAAACGGATAAATAGGTTTCTCTACaatatcttttttaaatataggctTATTCATTTCTACCAATACTTCctgcttttttaaatataattcctGCGATTCAAAGTTATTCTCTTCTAAATCTCCTTTCcctttatttgatattttatttaacttcttttcttctttccgcATTTGTTTGAGtgcttgtttttctttctcAGATTGTACAGTTACTTGACCACCGATTACAGGTCTTTCTATATTAGGTTGCTTTTGTGTTTTTGAACTAGACTTTAAAGCCATAATGCTTTTCTGATTCTGAATAATGTACTGTACTAATTCTATATGTTCATAACCCAAGAAATCAAATAACTCATTTTGTAGGTTCTTAGagtcttttaatttgttgatTATAGCTGTTTCAAACTGGTCGAAACTCATGACCAAAGAATACTTCTTGTGacataaatttaaattctttttatatgTTGCTTCATCAAACTGAAATAAAagtataattacaattaaaatacttttaaaacgtaagaattaatatacataaatttaaCACAAACTTTCATATTGAACGATTTTGGAATTTCTTTCTTGTATTTCATTGTAAAGTTGTCAgcattttgaattatatttcctacggACATATTACGAAGCGCTTCGGTATCTGGCCATAATACTCTTGGAGGATTATATGTAAATTTTGAACCAAACAAATCAGTTTCCAATATCTCAGTAGTATTAAtgtctttcttttcatttttcaaaagtgtTATAGTATCTTCATTCAGTTTTTCCCTAAGCGTACCAATTATctgcaaaaaattaaaaactttaaaatatctattTTGAAATGgctattttaaacaacaaatatttaataattgtctttagaaattattaactcataataaatttgttatattCACCTCCATTATCATATTAGCATCTTTATAAGTTAAATTTTCTGCTCTTTCTTTTAAAGTTTGGAACTTTGCATTAGTTAACAATCTTTCATCAATTAATAAGCGTAAAGCAAAGATTAGAAATTCATTGATGAGTTCATAAGAACCCTCctctgaaataataaaaaataagtaaGAAATTTTGTAGTTTATCATTATAAATCAATACATACCAAATAGTTGTTCAATCATTTTACGTAATTTAGTAAGATAAGGTAGAGCATCCTTAGGTACAGTTTGGCGTAAATCCTTCCAGGTTGATTCACTATATTTTAGGAAAATtatgcaataataaaaatagattaagaaatattaaatacaagatAATACCTtctgaatttattaatttcttctgTTTGCTTTTTAAATAGATCATTTGGTTCTAATTCAACTGTACTCTTGATGCGACCAAGATTTGTAAACATTCGCAATGATCTTGTAATACGTGGTAATTCTggcatttttcaaataaatttgtatgtatatacacgttatctgaaatatatatttatattaaaaaaataactgattacatgaaatattaaaaagtttTATACTAGGTAGTTAGTACAAAAACTAAGAATATTTTTGTTCTCCAATTGGTCTAAAAAACATGTTctattacattattttattccttATTACTGTTAAACTGGAGTTAAAGTTAAATATGCAAAAGTATATAAATGTTACTACTACGAAAAAGTTTTAACGGTTGTAATTTTAGTTTCAAAACACAAATaaacatataaatttaatacatataaacgtatgtttaaaaattttacgaATATTACGCTCAATATggattttgaataattttcgtTGTTAtcatatattgcattacattacatctcaacAACACTACACTTGACTACACTGCGCACCACCCGCTACACCACACACACATTcatatatatatgcatatatgaTATCTAAACAATTTCGAATCAACTTACTACATATTTGGAAAAACTACAAAATATACTATGTTAAAAagattcattataatttttatttgaaaaccaTTATCAAAACTACGCCAataaatctattttaaatttccaaatcaATATAAatctttaaactttaattataacatttaataaattgtatataCGTCGTTCATAAAAACACGTTTCAATACGTATTTATGTATATGTGGATGTATGTAAGcatgtattatatgtacatacatacattatatgtatgtatgtacaaatcAGCTACAACTCACATAAAGATATTAAAATCTTCTATGTCAATTgctaaagtaatataaaatatttgtaaattgaggtaaataaacaaataatgcAGTAacctaaattattatatattttcaaacgaaaaatgataattttcctTATAATATATGCGTTTTATTGTTGCTAGTGATTATTATGTTTATAGAGTATCAATACTGTATTTACGAAAAAAAATTTCTCTCGTTGCTTCGTCGTAAAGGGACTTTTTTGTTATACATTGAAAAAACGAAGAATATATCTTTGTTACTGTGTTTTCATGGATTGGTTTTAATAGTATATTAatagagaataaattaaaacgaatGAATGTTTCGTGTATGGAATGATACTGTTAGTGCATCATTTGGTAAGGTTACGTCTCCACAAATGACAGTAGTGTTTAATCAAATAGAAATTCGGATTGGAAGTAATGTAAATGTTGAGAAAGATTGGGACCGTAGCACCTTGTCAATTTTCACTGCCACAAATTAGAACGTAAATATTTCATACAAATTTATGAATGAAGATAAAGCAAGATATTTTGCGGTGGGTCTTTACTGGGGTTATCCTGACCCAGGTAGACCGAAAATCCGCCTTAACAATAAGGTaacaaatgtattttatttatttatttatttctctacTAGTATTTAGATAAATACAGAGCATATTCTATTTGCTTTCTAAAGTCATTAACATTTATTTAGAAATACTTTATATGAGGTATAAACATTTTAGTGAAGGACAATTTTTAAAGTTACACTGctatataaaaaattgaagacaTTTTAAAGTTATTCATAACTATTCTttaggaaaatttattattcgaaACTATTAACATCTCTATGATAATGTATTTTTATCCCAAATCTTACCAGATACTGCTATAAAACTATGTAGCTATAAAACATATTTATAACTTATAAAGAAAGTATTCTgggataaatattcattttataatgcTTACAATAGGCACGATGTATGGGTGCACACAATAGgcaatgtaaatatttttataatttttaaaatgatatattaCTTATGTACACAGTTATATGATTGTATTGTTCTGAATGTTTAGCTTTTGATCAAGACTGCCAATGTAAGACTGAACTTCTGATGCATGGAATAATTgtctttaataataaatatagacAGCATCAATGGGAAACTGTTTTTCGTGCTTTAAGGTGCCCCTTCCACCAGCCACCACTAATCAAGCAGCATCATCAGATTATAAAGacggtaattattataattactgtTTACCTAATTTGTTAAGATCTTTCTTTAAAATGCTTCTCACTTATAATTTTATGTATgtatcattatatataaataaatattcacaaTGATgagaaacaaattatttttgttatttttcttattttggtTGTGCTTTATCTTTTCATTAATGTTTCTcaattatttgttataaaacttaatataaattattatagaaacaATGGAACTTAGAGGTTTGTTTTCAAATTCTTGTCAACAACAAACTGGGCCTTTAGTGCCTGAAACGCATATAAATGGCAACAGAAAATCATTAACCACATTATCAGCATTCAACAATGTAGGATCTGATAATTGTGGATCTATGCCTAATGTACAAAATAATTTACGTTCATCCCGAGGATTTTATGCACGTTTACCACCATTGGGTAGATCCGGAACGTCATCTGGTCTTAACGTAACTGTTGAATCGAAACAACAAAGGGAACcgtcagaaaataaattaaatacattATTTGATCAATACAaggtgaaatataaattttctttattatattccacataaataatttttatttggagACATTTATTTCTCAACGAATATTTTTGTCTTTTGTTCATAGGATTCGCACGAAGATGTAATTTTAGCTGACGGTATAGAAAGATTTTGTAACGATTTACAACTATCCCCAGATGAATTCAAAGTACTTGTTCTCGCTTGGAAATTAAACGCTGAACAGATGTGCCAATTTACACGACAAGAGTTTGTGACGGGTTTGAAAGCAATGAAAGTAGATAGTATACATGCTATACAAATGAAATTACCAGAAATTGTTCAAGAGTTAACCGTTACCAGTGATTTATTCAAAGATCTCTACCGATTTACATTCCAATTTGGTTTAGATGTTAATTCTGGTCAGAGAATATTACCAGCCGATATGGCAATTGTTTTATGGAAGCTTGTTTTTACAATACGTGAACCACCACTTTTATCAAGATGGCTGAAATTTCTTGAATGCCATCACGTTAGGGGCATACCCAGAGATACATGgaatatgtttttaaattttgctGAAAGTATTGGTGATGATCTCGGCGCTTATGATGACGCAGAAGCATGGCCAAGTTTATTCGATGATTTCGTAGAGTATGAAAATGACCAAATGAACCAAAACATCAGTAAAGATGATATCATGAAGGATGCTTCTATTAATAAGACTTAATTCAAATGAGGTTTTCATTATAACAAGGTATTATTACCTTATATATAACCTTTGAACAGAATCATTGACATTTTTTTCGTAATGAAATCATAAAGATTATTCTtcttgttaatttttattttgtttttgttttcaaATTGTACAATGTCAAATAGacgaaaattattaaaacattgAAGTAAAAATACTGTTCAAAGGATTTTATTCAGGGATATAAATGTGAAATTGTACACATCTAATGAACATTTTAGACAACAGAATTTCTATTACCTAAATTTGTGATACAATATGGATGAATGTATGCAACTTTCaatacattataaaatatttcttacacTTTTTAAAGATACCAttaagaaagaaaggaacaaaTGTAAAAAAGAACTAGAATATCTTTTATTCTAAATGAAGTTTTTAAAATACGCGCCTGACAAACTGTTATTAGAACAAAATATTTCCTCACAACTAACTAGCTCTCGAGTCAAATCAACAAGATCAGTGTCAACAGAAGGAATTGTTCTCTGAATTATAGATTTTACAATCATTTCTTATTTTTGTACTAGTTTATTTtagttcctctttttttttaatcaaaaatacTATAAGGAGAATCTGTTAATCTGTATTCTTGTGCTCTTGTTTCATCTCTCATTTTCtctcaatttttctaaatttttgaaGTTAGTGTGTTATGTTCTTCAGAGTTTCTTTGCTTACTTCTTTGTCTTTAGCATTTTTATTCAAGGGTTTTTGCGTCTTCTTTTGTCACGATGTTACGATAAATGAAAGTTTTCTTCACATTAAGTTGTTTTTACTGACATGTTCTCGatataagaataaaatgtatCGTATaacttcgtttaaaaattgGTGTGAACGCACTCTTATCAAATAAGCTCGGTCATTAGCGatcatggtctatgatattgtGTTAGATGGGCTTATGgtttatttatattatgttcctatttattattttttctataatGTCAATAATCAAAGCCTTAATCGTAATTAAAAGCAGCACTTTAAATGTAATGAGATTGTTTAGATACATGTATATAGTGCCATGTCTTTCGAAAATACTAACAAATTATAAGAATTAATGGTAATTAATACATCATTAAACAAATGTATaactcattaatatttttacaaaaaaattacatatttaatttgcaattttcatcACTGTAAATGGAAtgcttcatttttgttttattttataaattaatcggTGTTATATCACAAAGTTTGCAACATATGATTTAATGCCCTTTAATACTTAAGAAcataacatttaatatgaaatacgataatttaaaaaaataattattatttacacagAGGATCTTCTTATGGATGATAACACaatattaaatgaaacaaagttaataaaataaaatgaacatttgcTAATTTTGCATTAAATTTACTTCACTTCctgattattaaatttatgtaaatatatacagtattcttttatttatatactATCAGTATTTTTCACAAAAAGAAGTTCCTCTGTGTTCAGAGAAAATATTACAGAATCTGTAAGTCCAAAATTATACAAGCACACATAACATAAAGTCAGTAagcaaatatatattattaatttatttctatgACTAAGTGGGGACTTAAAGaattttctatatatttatataccaaaaatatgttttattaaaaatattcaaaatcaatttaAAGGTGAAAGATTGTAACAATGCAAAGATTAAGCGAGAATTGTAAGTAAAAAGTGCTTGTTCAAGTTCAATAGATACTTATGGTAATGCTTGTGTACATATTTCCTACAACTTATAATAAATTGGTTTTGattctataattaaaatataaataatgctTTTAAAGAGCTTAATATTTGTGGTTCGATGTGTATTAAGAATAAGTTCTACTATTAaaagtttaatttttattaattgatttattggTAAAATATCCATAATGTTATTACACAATAGGTGTATATATTATtctaatgattaaaaaattgagCACAGTTTTATCATACTATGTAATATCATTGCATATTTtattatgataaaattaaaataccatAATAatacttaataaatattttaatagtgaaaaatataagaaattattttttacttcaATGGTGTTTTTGTAACTGATTCAATTTCGTGataaaactttcatttttattgaaaattaatagataGCATTGTTAGCAACGTGATtggtatataaaaaatatatacattttgaaTACTAACGTTATTgttagaaataattttgttatttctcTTAAGTGCTAGACATATGAAaggcatatttttctttttttgtacaCTGAAAAAGTACAACAAACAAAATATGTGGTCCAAATATCTCACAATCCACCCCATGTCCGCTACGTGCCCGTTCCAGGTCCGCTTTGTTTTCGTTAGGGTTATGAATATCAATCTGTATAACCTAATAAATTAAGAATCCCTATGGCTGTTACATGGTATAGGAACAATCTTTGAGATTCTTCTTATGTCAAAAATGCTTTTTGAAaagaaatcttttaattttaaaataaacaactAAGTTAATATTTGAACGTATAATGAACGAATAATTAAGTAAATTTGAAGCTGATTACTTTCAAAACATACTGTTCTATATATAGAgagattatttatatttacttacactttaataatcatattcaagatcaaaattttcttatttattaagatacactgtaaaatattaatatgatTGTGGTAATatggttaaataattaatatttttaataattattattgtgatttgttttattattttctatttattacagTATTTCATTTGAATACTGTAGTGCAAATGGTTATAATGGCAGAAAGTCGGGTCTCTAGTGTTATTGAAGTCTGTGAAACCGAATGACAAAACAGACatctaattattaaaagtatTGTAATGTGTGTAAAAGTTTGAACTTTTAGaactttttacataaaagcCTTTTTTTGTACACAAACTACCAATTTATCGAGAACAACTTCTCCGTATCATACTTATTTTCAAGACAACATCGAcgtttttgtgtttttttttttttacgttcatTTACTTTGTTTATTATGAATTTGGTGGGTTTTCTTGTGCAGTAACTTAACGACGGATACAATAATATAGGTAATCAAATTTAGTCTACTTTCTTCTTAAATATTCTGATTGCATAGATGCTATAACCTTTGCTTTCTTGGTACTCGTGACTGATTTTATCTTTACAATGTCAAAATCACCGATTTCTCGTTCTATGCTCTTTCGAAAATCGTAAGTTTACTGTAAAATGTAAGCACAGCTGTAATCTTAAGAACCTAACGATATTATTGTCAAGAAAGAAATTATCAGTGAACTATTTCTTGTTTATGCTgtatattattactttttataatgtttgtctttattaattaattttacgtcTTTATGGGtctatttaaaagttatattcAAATTAAGTTATAAGTATTTatgaaatgtatatatattacatgtaAGTTATAGAACATTAAACAGTTTATCATATAAAAATCATGTTGTTTACAATGTCATTGAAAAATGTTGTATTTTAGATTTCTGTAAGAAAAtacatttctataaaaattaagtTGTGCATTATACATGTAAAACATTATttcaaatgtttaaataaaaactgcaaataacatcaatttttttaatactatagttaaatgtaatgtacatataagttactcaaaaagaataattaaatggtTTACATGCAATAgtatatatcaatatattcttttaaatCAATGCTTGAATAGAATCTTcacaaaaataaattcttcgcTTGCCAATAGGTCCATTCTCATTTCCTGTCTTCAATTTTGATATGACCATTGCTATGGTGCTACGATAAAAAGGtaaaaaatttaagaatacatataactttttaataattccatGTCTCTATTATATAGTTTTATCTTTGTTTTTATCATTACAGGTTGCTACTAGGAGTTATTGTCATGGATTTTCCTCAGTTCCatgaaattgaacaatttagAAGTGATGAAATAGAAAACAAGTGATTGTGGTAACTGACATAAAACTGTGTTGGTGTGCCCTAGCAGGTACTTTGTAGTGGAGCCACCGGGCTATGGCCAACTTGAATTTTGAGCAGCCACCACGCAGTATTGCGAACGCAAGCCTTACATCACGCACAGGTGGTGGGGGGGGCTTAAATTCATCGACCCTGACGGGTCATGTCACACCTACTTCGAGCATGTTCTCAGGCTCATCTGCAAGCACCTCAAGCTCAGCTAATTCTGCGGTAGTAGTTACTAACGTTTATCCTGGAGCATCGAGCACTGGAGGTGGACAAAATAGTCATCAACCTCAACAGCAACAGCTTTCTCCTATGGGCAGTAGAGGACTGTTTGGGCAGAGAGCTTTTACTGATAGACGTACAATGCCTGCTCTTGGGTtagtttttttcattttttttttgttattaatattgtagtatagtatattatatgtTTATTCTATAGTAACATGTTATGTAAAAACTGAGAATGTTACAAATTTTCAGAACTTCGAATCCAATGGGTAGCATGGGCACTTTTGGAATACCTCAAAGTCGTAATTACGGATCTcaaatcaataattttcattctgttttTGGTAGTGGAGGAGGTGGAGATACAAGTACTCCTCCATTGTTAGATCTGTCTGAGTTTCCTTCATTAACAAACAGAGGGCAAGGTGATTCTATGCCACAACCTAGTCCTATGCCAGGAAAACAACCTTATGGTTTGTAttaataacatttaaaaaattaagataatagattataaaaatgtttgtattcaTTCTAGTTGGAATGGTAAAGCAACCAACATCTGAATCAAGCGAATTTACAATGAGTTCAGAAGATTTCCCAGCATTACCAGGAACACAAAATAGAGAAGGTCCATCACCAGGTGGAAGTGTTTCTGGAGATAAAAATATACCTGTTGGACTTGGTCCTGAAATTGGACAAGATGTGTTACAAGCGAACAGAGCACCTGGATCTGAAAAATCTCAGTCATCTAAAAGAGGCATACAAACATCTCCTGATGGTATtacctatttttatttattcgtacgatttaattacaaatggattattgtaattaaatattgaatcaaatacttcatattattttctaggTAAGGTGACTAATATACCAGCAAGCATGGTAAAAGATCAGTTTGGAATGGTTGGTCTATTGACGTTTATTAGGGCAGCTGAAACAGACCCGAATTTAGTGTCATTGGCATTAGGTCAAGATCTAACTGCGTTAGGATTAAATCTTAATTCACCAGAAAATCTGTATCAAAATTTTGGCGGGCCTTGGGCAGAAACACCATGTCGACCTCAGGATATTGATTTCCATGTACCACCAGAATATCTTATCAATGCCGCCATCAGgtaatttttattgtgttttaattttttcatattatacattttattataaacttgGGTTTGTTTCAGAGATAAATTAGCACCAGTTAAACTAAATCGATATAAGGATGATCTATTGTTTTACATGTTTTATACTAATGTTGGGGATGTACTACAAttagcagcagcagcagaatTGTAAGTATCAAACATTAAATTCCAATCGttctattattttatgttaACGTGTATGTTaccatttatattaattttacaggTACAGTAGAGAATGGCGATATCATATGGAAGAGAAGGTGTGGATAACGCAAGCACCAGGATTAGGACTTGTAGAAAAAACATCGACATACGAACGTGgtacttattattattttgatgcACAGAGTTGGAGAAAAGTagcaaaagaatttcatttggattatacaaaattagaaaGTAGACCTCATCTTCCCACAAACTTTCACCAAACCCAGCCTTGACTACAGGTACATATATTCAGTTAGTTTTACACAATACATAAACATAGAAAAATGTTATAACaagaaatttatgtttattccAGCTCTGCTTGCAGACTATTGTATTGTCTTTAAGCTGGACAGGAAACAGCTAATTGTATAAATGAACaaatttaataatctttaataaaaatataaaatttgaagagtAATTAAAGTTAttgaatttctttaattaactaAGAGTTAGGAAATGGGGATGACGCGTATGTAtgctatatataaatatatgaaaggagatttgttgaaataattttatacatataGTATACATCAGAAATGTGTAGATGCTTATGTATAGATCAAGATAATTTTTGATGATATCATTTACAAAGGTGTGTCAGAATCTTTGTAAtgtatgtaataaaaaatagcaaacattCGAAGACCAAACAAAATTTTAACAGTTAAAGAATAGAATATTTCCATAAAACTACTTAATATTTCAGAACTATGTAAGAACTTCGAAAAATGTTCCTTTTTTTGTAGCATTATCCTATCAGGgaattaatttgattttactGTTTGACAGACCTTGTAGACTGCATTAACGTACATTCATGAGcaattttgaatataattttataataaaatcatttaattatatagtaaatataattttttttattattccactTTTGcataatgtatatattctataaaatattcaatacaTTCTTAAGTTTTGTTATTTGAATTGagctttattttatattttttaatactattTAAGTCATTACGATTAATAGATACAGGAATggtacaatttttatttgtaattatacaattatttagCATATTCTTTTCTCTATCGTATTTCGTAATTTTTCTTGTTGCATGGCAAGATTAATTATATCCTCGGAAGTGTTTACGAAATAGTTCTCAATATAATTTTGACTATTCTTTTCACATTTATCTAAATAGTACCTTTAAAAAGACATACTATTGTATGCAtgaaatgtattaaattatattttaataatttaataattacgtTACCTATAGTTTACCATAATGCCACAACTATTTGCAACACCACGTGGTGAAGGATCAGCTAACCAGTTTATCCTCCACATAATAGCTCCATTACGAAGATGAAAATTTGCTatagtataaaaaaaatattagttaTATAAAAGTTTTGCAATAGATTAAAATCGTAATTAGCAATTAACATACCAACACTGTTTAAAGCATAATTTCGTCTTTTTTCTTTGTACAAATACCACGCACATGCTCGAATTAATGGCTTTTTTAAAACTTCAC
Encoded here:
- the SCCRO3 gene encoding defective in cullin neddylation 1 domain containing SCCRO3, with product MGNCFSCFKVPLPPATTNQAASSDYKDETMELRGLFSNSCQQQTGPLVPETHINGNRKSLTTLSAFNNVGSDNCGSMPNVQNNLRSSRGFYARLPPLGRSGTSSGLNVTVESKQQREPSENKLNTLFDQYKDSHEDVILADGIERFCNDLQLSPDEFKVLVLAWKLNAEQMCQFTRQEFVTGLKAMKVDSIHAIQMKLPEIVQELTVTSDLFKDLYRFTFQFGLDVNSGQRILPADMAIVLWKLVFTIREPPLLSRWLKFLECHHVRGIPRDTWNMFLNFAESIGDDLGAYDDAEAWPSLFDDFVEYENDQMNQNISKDDIMKDASINKT
- the Rga gene encoding CCR4-NOT transcription complex subunit regena isoform X1 → MANLNFEQPPRSIANASLTSRTGGGGGLNSSTLTGHVTPTSSMFSGSSASTSSSANSAVVVTNVYPGASSTGGGQNSHQPQQQQLSPMGSRGLFGQRAFTDRRTMPALGTSNPMGSMGTFGIPQSRNYGSQINNFHSVFGSGGGGDTSTPPLLDLSEFPSLTNRGQGDSMPQPSPMPGKQPYVGMVKQPTSESSEFTMSSEDFPALPGTQNREGPSPGGSVSGDKNIPVGLGPEIGQDVLQANRAPGSEKSQSSKRGIQTSPDGKVTNIPASMVKDQFGMVGLLTFIRAAETDPNLVSLALGQDLTALGLNLNSPENLYQNFGGPWAETPCRPQDIDFHVPPEYLINAAIRDKLAPVKLNRYKDDLLFYMFYTNVGDVLQLAAAAELYSREWRYHMEEKVWITQAPGLGLVEKTSTYERGTYYYFDAQSWRKVAKEFHLDYTKLESRPHLPTNFHQTQP
- the Rga gene encoding CCR4-NOT transcription complex subunit regena isoform X2 encodes the protein MANLNFEQPPRSIANASLTSRTGGGGGLNSSTLTGHVTPTSSMFSGSSASTSSSANSAVVVTNVYPGASSTGGGQNSHQPQQQQLSPMGSRGLFGQRAFTDRRTMPALGGGGGDTSTPPLLDLSEFPSLTNRGQGDSMPQPSPMPGKQPYVGMVKQPTSESSEFTMSSEDFPALPGTQNREGPSPGGSVSGDKNIPVGLGPEIGQDVLQANRAPGSEKSQSSKRGIQTSPDGKVTNIPASMVKDQFGMVGLLTFIRAAETDPNLVSLALGQDLTALGLNLNSPENLYQNFGGPWAETPCRPQDIDFHVPPEYLINAAIRDKLAPVKLNRYKDDLLFYMFYTNVGDVLQLAAAAELYSREWRYHMEEKVWITQAPGLGLVEKTSTYERGTYYYFDAQSWRKVAKEFHLDYTKLESRPHLPTNFHQTQP